Within Anguilla anguilla isolate fAngAng1 chromosome 11, fAngAng1.pri, whole genome shotgun sequence, the genomic segment AGACCAGTAGCACACACTGCAAGAgtgtctgtttttgtggtttgtttatcagacaactaaaaaacaaagaaaaaaactggcaaCTGAAAAGTTGGCCAGCTGAGATCAGTGGCGAGCTGGAAAACTGTCGCTGGGTTtgactttcttttgttttggttaCTTGAGTTTGTTCTTTTAGCTAATTGTTTTCACTCAGAACCTGTAAGAGGGAAGGGTAAAgatgtttgtttgattttgtgttggtgtgggtgctctctctctttctctctcgctctctctctctctctctctctccctccctccctccctccgtgcGACAACCAACGTTCCACTCCCaaaactgccgcatctccctcccaggggtgtcatacCAGCGTGTGACATAATCTATGTGCAataatttattgcatgttttaaaaacgGGTCTGCACCACAGCAACACTAAATTATGCATGTCATTGGTctgaaatgaatgtaaaaaatcaAGATTGATGAATAATTGCTGCAGTGTACTGCAGTTGCAGTCTGGAACAGActtcaagaagaagaagagagaggaagaccaGTTAACCAAAgttgtgtaaaaataatttatccCACAGATGCCCTTGGACTGAAAATCAGGGTCAGTGACTTGAATTAAAAGTGACTTCCTCAGACACACTTCAAATGATGCTGGGGGGtttactgaataaattattaaGCACTTGTCACAGTGACGAGCAGGAAAGAACCTTATGCATTCTAAAGTGGTGTGGCCCCTGGATTTTGTGAAAATTTAAAGAAGGGCACATCTACTtaagtgcgtgcgtgcgtgtttgcctGCGTTTGTGTCAGTCACTCCTTTttttcatgggggggggggggggggggagcgggttTCACCTCCAGTTCTTGGTGTGGGGGGGCCCCTCTTCCAGCCTCATGAGGGCGAAGCGGGCAGCGCTGAGGGACAGGCCCCGGATGCCGTCGCCCCACTCTTTCTCCGCCCTGCAACAGATGGGGACGACTGCGTCACTAACACACTCAGCGCAAAGAAATACCGAGCGCCTCAGCACTAAACAATGGCTTCCATTGCCAAGACCGGAAGATGGAGTCTGTTCCCTCCGCTTTTCAGTCAGGCTAGCTATAAATCTCATCCTTAATATATAccccacagaaccacacagtgGAAACACAGAATGACTTTGCAGGGGTGGGTAGTGACGCTATAGATTACTGGCGAAAGAGTCAAAACAGACTGAAATATCTTTTCGCATTGCTGTCTTTACTgaagtgtgccccttatcaCACACCcgaaggaaaacagactgtttactgttctgacagggagtcagcaagtgtgataaagagacagtgttCAGTTGCAGAACATCCCCCTGAATCAGCATTATATAAAACTTGGGTTCTCCATAACACAGtgaaatcatgttttgtattgtcgGAAAGCCAATGTCATGGGAAACAAGTTGatgtctttggtggtggggtgctgactaaagatttTGATACCCATGGTTCAGCGCCCAGCCAAAGGTTAACCCAGTTTGGTATAATTACATAGATAGCACAAGCAGAATCATTAATGTACTgctttgttatatttttgtcattatttgatgacttggggttTTCCTTTGATCTTTttgtatataaggggaaatgtGTAATGGTGCTGCGGGACTCGTCAACAAGGTCTCCtgcaaaatatatgcatatagcCAGCTTACTATGTACACATTGCACCATtatatattgtcattattaacatactgtacaataaactgcGTTCCCTTTAAACCTAGCATttctctttgactcttaccactgcacacctagccattttaaggtactaacTTACAGATAGTCACTCGCCTATACACTACTATCGTCCCAGGATAAACAATTTTAGATAGTGATccgtatagagccacactactggcagaATGTAGTCTCCTGATTCTTTGCATAACTGTTAACACAGAggaaaaggttaaaacatttgtttggagtcagataatcaaAATATCACAAAATGAATCCCATTCCAATAGCACCGGGTAAGATTACATGTGTTCCtttgccactcagatacttccactGTTTGGTGGGTTGGAGTGGTTTCTTACAGTTTGTGACCCCGAccctgtttggtgtatctgaggggtttcttacacatgtaaataaagccctacattttaaaatgatcacaaGACTTGACAAAACCTAAAAAGCATTTAAGGCACTCATAACTGACCTATGCCATGGCAGCGTCTCTCAGCATGCAATGCTTTTCAGTACGCCACTGTACCATCAATGGCTTCTTATCAGGAAAATAGTACTCACCCCTTAGCAGAGTAATGTGATGTGTtcctaataatttttttttttttgaaaactgaaaCTCTGAAGGAGTGTAAACCCCATTTGTTTCTTGACTTAGTGGCTGATCCAACATGGCACCACACTTTTTCCTAGACCCTGTCCAGCTTGCTTCAGACCCCCTGATCTTGGGGAAATCGAGCTCATTTGTCTGTATTCTGATTTCTGCCCTCTATAGGTCACAGAAAGGACTTACCCGCAGAACTCAATGTACTTGTAGATGCAGCTAGcgatcaccatggcaacaatgGCATAGTACCAGGAGCAGATGAACATCAGGGACAGACACAAGCTCATGCCCAGGAAGGACAGCGCCCTACGGGAGGTCAGAAGTCAGAGGTCACATGTCACATGTCAGTGTAAGCCACTCCTTaaccagtctctctctctgtctctctctctttctctctttggaTTCTACCCTATTTTTTGGTTTtaccccattttctccccaatttcaaatgccaaattATTGCTTGTGTTGCAATATCCAGGGCCAATAAGGGAGAGTATAAACAAGCAAGtactctcctccaaagcatgtgatTTCACCAGATGCTTCTATTCACACCACAGCCCTCAGATCAAGCTTACACAGACACAAGTCGAAGTAAGACCTTTCAATTAGCGAGCAGATCTTGGGCAtcttgaccagcaggggtcaccaGAGAGCAATGAGAAACAGATGCCAGCCTAATAAGCCTCCACTAACCCTGGGCAACACTACTgtactggccacagtcagtgCTGGCACGGTCTGGATTTGACCCTGGACCTGCACTAGAACAATGTATTACCAGGATAAGCCCTTCCCCTCAATGGGGCAgaaatgtagtataatgggtaaggacctttgtcttgtaacctaaaggtcacaggtttgattcccaggtaggacactgccgatatacccttgagcaaggtactcaacctgcattgcttcagtataaacccagcagtataaatgggtgcaaatgtaaatgcaatgaaaatagttgtgtaaattgctctgaaTAAgcacgtctgctaaatgcctgtaatgcaatgttactTCTGTCCCGTCACTAAATCTGCCACTTTGAATGGAAGGAATGGAGGAGCTATCTAGTTATTACAGAGACTTGGGGGTCTTTTCACTGGGATGGGGTaccctttttgttttgtggcaTCACTGGGGGGACTCACCAGTGGTAGAACTTGAAGCGGGGTCTCCAGTTGGGGGTGCGTAGCAGAGTCTGCAGGGCACAGGCCAGGTTGACAAACATGTAGCACATCAAGAAGAACCTGCAACCGGACAGGGTGGTTCATTAGTTACATTCCTAATCGACTTCCTGAATCATTCAATAGATAGAACCATTTTCTTGAGCAGAGCCTATCAGGGGTGAGTATATGGATGACCCAGTAAAAGCCTCTGAGAAGTCCATTGCTAAAccatcaataaaatacatagtatacagcacattacagagaCCAgtgatttgttttatattttaactggCTGCGAAGGCATCTGTGACGATTCTTGAATGAATATTACATAACAAAACAGActatgaaataattttacatgCAGCAATAGGGTGTTGACTGCAcagcatttgaatttgattggTTGACTTATTGATTAATAGATTAGGTTCCAACAGCTTGTGCTCTGGGTCTCAGGCAGATAGCACTAGGGGTGAGAGGTAGTCCTGGAGACAGTGGGGCTCTGAGTTTGGGAGATTAGTGGTGTGAGGGGCAGACGTATTCACAATGGGGTTCTGAGTTTGGGGGATTAGTGGGGTGAGGAGTAGCTTTATAGACAGTGGGGATCTGATATTGGGGGTTTAGTTGGGTGCAGGGGAGCCCTATTGACAGTGGGGCTCCGGGTTTTGGGGATTAGTGGGGCAAGAAGTAGCCCTGTAGGCAGTAGAGCGTTCTGGCTCACATGGAGAGAATAGGGGCCACAGCGTCCAGGGAGGCGATGAGGATGCCAGTCTCACAGATGCAGGCAGTGAGGAGCAGAGCCCAGGTGGGCTCCCCGTTAGCTTTCCCATGACCAAACACCTGCGCGGGACAGGGAGAAAGGCTGGGTGAGACACACACCTGGATAATAAATGGCCACTGCACTGTAGCCTATTACTGAAAGATTACAATAGTTTTATTGAGGTGGtaatgggaggaggaggggaacccCACACCTCTTCCTGCCTCTGAAAATGGTTGCCTGTACGGACAGAGGCTGAAACGGctgagagacagatggacagactgTTAAATACaggcggaagggggggggggggggcactgaccCTGAGGAATGGGATGATGCTGTCGCGGGAGATGGCCTGTAAGAGACGTGGCGCCCCAGTCAAGCtctgcagccccgccccacaggTGGAGAAGAATGAGCCAATCACAATCACCCAGGGGGAGGGCCAGGCCAGCGTGCCAATCACCAGGTTGCCGTTTACCCCTTCCCCGAACCTGTGGCCAGAAAAAAGCAACGTCTTTCAAGTCCTGAAAAAACCTTGCAGagtcaccccccctcccacccccacccacacacacacccaacctgTCATCTTTACATCAACATGGATTGTCACACAAGGCTGATTTTGACCTTCAAGTTGAAGATCTATGAAGTTTCAACCAtgttcacacactcatattttCATTGCCTGATTCTTGCTGGAGAATTTTTCATTCTCAACAGATTTATCATTCTCAACAGATTTATTTCCCACTCTTTCTCAGAGCTAACAGGATAAATAAAGGATAAGTCGTGTGTTCTGCCCAACTCACAAATGCTCTTGCAGACTAAAGACTTGCCTCATGGCTCCCAAGACCCCCTCAAGaaacctttatttttatcttcCTTTCTTTGGATTTCCCTTTGAATAATGTTACAGTTAATGATGTGCAAGGTCTGTCTAGTGGTACTTTCTTTAGTGCTGACAATACAAATGGTTGTCATTCAGGTTGACATTACACGTGTTCATTATTAACGGGCCTCTATCCATTCTTGGTGaagttgtatttttgtattcctgagagttacACTGATGTTCCCTTAAGTACGTCACACTATACGAGTGTGTGCTAAGTGACCGGTAATGTAATGGCTCGGCAATGCAAGACTTACTTGTCTCTCAGCACCACTCCCTCAATGCAGGCTCCAAAAAGGATCACACTGGACATGTCTTGGACCACCAGTcaaggcaaacagacagacaggaaccAGCAGATCACAACACACGTAACTGTTCTGTTTCCTAGAGTGGTGCTGAGTGTTGATcttgattttatttatcagcTGTGAAAGAGTGAAACTTCATGAACCCTGGTAAAGTCTAGGGCCACCACAGGATGTCAGTAACTCACTGACTTGAACAAAGCAACATACtcttctgtatgtttttttgttcatctttattttCTCTGGAAAACATTAGTCAGCACATTGTGgccactgaatttaaaaaaagaaaaggtttttgattgattgactatCAAGAGTTACTTTTGACCAAGAGTGAGCATGAGGGATGTCATAAACCTCACCCAAGAGttccctgtgtgtggtgtacggGCTTTTATTTCAGCCAATCCTGTAATTTAGattctgctaaatggcagtaatgtaatacaatgtcTATTTGCCATGTTCCACGCCAAAGGACAAAGAAAATCAAGAGTTGGCTAACACTCCCAAAGTAGCCTCCTCCTGATTGACCTGCTGTTAAGGAAAAGGATACACACAAAGGAGGTTGTGGTGATCGCCATGATTGTGCCAATAGGGATGGACTTCTGGGCATCTTTCAGGTCACCTGACCTGTTTGAACCTGCCATGAtccctgtgacacacacacacacacacacacacacacacacacaaacatgcaaacacacgcagacaaagAGAAGCTTTTCAAAACTGCAAAGAATGGAATATTACATGTCACATCTGGAAGCATTTTAGTTATTAATACAAAGTGTATTCAGCACAATATCACGCTCATGAATGTATTGTGCATGCCTTCAGTATGAAGTAACATGAGGCCCCACATTATTCCTTGCTTTTTACAATTCTTTGCGTTGTCCACATTGCCACTTCTGGTTTTACTTTTTACACGTCCATTATTGCACACCCAGtacctgttttatgttttgtatatCTAGTATCTAAAAGTAATTAATCTGATGTTTTTCATAAGACGTCTTGAATTGACGTGGtaactaaaaaaagaatgaacaaacaagaacaaagaTGAGGGaagagactgcacacacacacacacacagtatttactTTGGGGGAcataggggtgacatagctcaggaggtaagactgattgtctggcagtcggagggttgccggttcaaaccccaccctgggcgtgtcgaagtgtccttgagcaagacacctaacccctgacccctaactgctctggcgaatgagaggcatcaattgtaaagcgctttggataaaagcgctatataaatgcagtccatttaccatttactttgtgtgtgtgtgtgtacgtgtttgtgtgtgtgtgtgtttctaaaaTGTGTCTGGGTGTGCATGCTGCTTACTTCCAGTAGAATCATATTAAATTTACTCCTCCACCCTTCCTGACACATTGGAGGGTGCAGATCTATTGAATCTTCTCCCGCAATAACAcagaaaatgtcattaaaatctcattatcataaaaatgtcattaaaatgccaTTATCAAGTGTTCCAGTCtgcaaagggaaaaaagaaggtGGTATTTTGGAGCTGTTCCTGGAACGGAGAGGCAAAATGAGATTTCAAGTGAATTTTACATTccggtgtctgtgtgtgtgtgtgtgtgactgtgtgtgtatgcgtgtgtgtgggtgtttgtgcgtatgtgctCATCTTTGGGcaaatgtatgtgagtgttCGCATGTTTGAATGTTTGATGCTGCCATACTGTGTGTTAATAAaattagtgtgtgtatgtgcgtgtgtgcgtgtgtgtgtttgtgtgtgagtgtgtgtgtgtgtgtgagagtgtgcgtgggtgtgcgtatgtgtgtgtgtgcatgggtgtgcgtgtgtgtgtgtgtgtatgtgtgtgtttgtgtgtgtgtgtgtgtgtgtgtgtgggtgtgtgcacatgcacgtgtCTCTCTCTTACCTGTAACAGAGGGGAAATAGATGCCGACCAGCAGGGTGAAGAAGCTGGTCATATCAGCGAGGACGTAGGAGTTGGTAAATGTCAGGGGTGCCTCTGGATCCACTACAGTGGGGATCCCTATTTTCTCCAAGATCTGCCCCTTCTCCAGGTAGTTACCAAACAAGTTCTCTGTTAAAAATGTGGGGAGAGACAGGATGAGGCTAGGCAGTCTGTTTACGTCCGCTTGGTCTCCTGTAAtcggtctgtgcgtgtgcgtgtgtgtgtgtgtgtgggtgtgtggcctgtgtgcacgcgtgtgcacgtacttgtgtgtgcgcaggtgtacGTGTCTCACCCGACAGGATGCCGCTCATGACGCCAGGGATGCCCTGGATCTGGGAGACGTTGTTGTTGATGAAGTACTCGTCGCAGGTGGCGTTCAGGAGCTCGGAGTCGCAGAACATGCGCCAGAGTTTTGTCGTCACGGTGCCATTGCCCCTCTCAATCACTTTGGCACACACATCAAAGCCCTTGGTGATCAGGGTTCGATTCCCAAGGATACAGACCCTGTGGGGGTAATgacagcattattattattattattattattattattattattattgaattattataCAGTATAGTCTAATCTAAAAGTATAGTAAGTATAATctaaaaatatatcatttattttgttgatgTCATTAGATTGAGCCTTATTCTTAGACAGAGGTGAGCAATGTGGGCCATATATTTTCCAGGTTTttatgccaacttctggccttaattctgaattaattagccctaacattaATGCCGCctgaaattttacatttcttgataTGAATGCGAGGCTAAGACTGTTCTTTTGTCTgtacattaaatgttttattgtaatctAATCTATGAATGAACCAGCGTCAGAGTCTATGGCCAGTTAGTTAATTAAtgcagggtaattggtggaagcaaatacctgcatacacaccaggCCACCTAGACCAGAATTGTCCACCCCTGTCCTAAGCTCACAGCTCAATTACTTAAACTTTCCTATCTTGGTGGGATGGTGGATACTTACGGAAAGTCGGGGGGGTCGATGGCGGTCTTGATGACGCCAGCATAGACTGCGAGGATGGAGACGACGACACAGGTCAGGAAGACCAGGGCCAGCTTGTTGACATACTTGACACCAACAAACACCAGCACTGCCATGCAGCTGAGCACGCAGGTGCCATAAACACGCATGTTATTGAGCAGGGCTGCTTCTGCATCTGGCCCTTCCAAACCCTCCATCTTAAATATAGCCGCCTGGGGCACAATGTATATctgtgagatagagagacagagagagagagagagataaaagcaaaagagggtgagagagaatgagaggtaacaaataaaaataaaagatacaaCTGGTAACAGCTGCTTAAGTTCGACTCTCAAAATGAAAGACAGATTATTATTACCAGCAGAATCTCAATGCACCCCAAGATGTACATGGCACCGGCAAAGGTGGTCCCCAGGTAGAAGCATATGCCCACAGCGCCACCAAATTCTGGCCCCAGGGACCGCGAGATCATGTAATACGAACCACCAGCTGGGATTCACATGATAAAAAGAACAAATCTCCATTAAACACAGGAAATAGAACACATACTCTATTAAACATGATTAACAGATCAAACTCTCTATTAAACATGATAGAGAACTCACTTTCTATTCGACATGACAAACATCATACACACtattaaacacaaacagatCGCACTCTCTGTTATTAAACATGATTAATAGAACACACTGCCTATTGTAGACGCATACAGTTTACTCTGTACTAAACCATTCCAAAACTATCTATTACTGACGTGTGAACCGTGActgttctttgaaaaaaaaaacaaatcaatagtTTATCTTACAGCTATGATTTGACATCTATATCTGTTTGGAGATtggaatttctttctttttttttgctgtctggAAAAAGTCAATAAGTATTTGAAACTGAGCTCCAGGTAGAATTATTTTGTCGGGATGTACTAGGCTCACACTCAGTCAAAGGACTCTACAAGGCGTGCTTGCTCACTCTGTCCACGTTTTACATTTGACCTGGAATGTCAGTGCGTTGTCATTTCCaggatctatttttttttttttgtactttttcaagCAAGAACGTTTTTACACCTAGCAAATTCAACAAATCAGCAAATTCTGAATTAATTCTGCATTGGTTTGTGAGCCCTACCTATGCAAATCAAAAAGTAAATCCTTAACCCATTCCTATTAATTCTACATTTTCTATTCCCCTCTTGCACCTTcaatggtatttttattttatgttttaagatTATGTATTGACTAGTACTATCAGTCATGACCCTGATAACATAGCAGTTTGCATCAGCACTGTTCGTTGCTGAAATGTGCACAGTATATGTGCGCTAATGTAAATTACTCAGCAAAATGTAGCATTTGCTAAATtcttaaatgtaaatggaagTAGGGAAGCTGAAGGACTGACTGCATGTCACTCTCCCCCTTTCGTACCTGGCACAACTCCATTGGTGGCGATGGCACTCATGGAGATAGCGGTCAGCATGGTCTGTGAACAGAGACAACAACAGTTGTAGAGGAATCAGGTCCACTGTGCAGGTGGATTTCATTGTGAAATACAATCGTTGACACGGATAGAACAACTGTACACCTGCGTCTCACTTTTCTGCTTCCATCGTAGCAAAACACTAATGCTGGAAGACAGAACGAGAAAAACCACGCTCATCACTGTCACGTTGAACACTTGCGATGAATGTTCCATAGCTGTCTGCCCTTACTGAACCGTGCTATACTGAGAAAACTAGGCGGTGAAGAACACTTCACATAAATTGGAAGAAAGACAATAGGACAGAGGGGCgagagcaagagcgagagagagagagagagagagagagagatgtacagGCATAAACTAAGCCAGCGTCTATGTAAACCACTCCTTCATCCACAGTCCAAAATGAGCATTTCCGCAGTAAAGCCTGGGGTTGCCAGTTCAGACACCGCAGTCTCCACTGAACAGTGATGATGTGGATACTCAATTACCTCCTTATCAGTCAGTAATGAAGTGGTCCCAGCTCTCCaaggagagagcagacagtaaTTGTTTTAGTGTTATCTGATGTTGCGGGGGTCTGAGTCTCTGACAGGAAGGTGGCCTGCTGTGCTCAGGGAACTGTTAGATGTGTGGAAATACAGCATATAGTATTTCTCAGCATCTCCACCTCTGATATCTACAGTTCACAATGAGATCACTGGAACACCTGGCATTCATCGCACATCTTATAAAACATCTTaactgttccatttttttttaaagcaattggCCGTGGCAAGCtccttctgtatttttattattattatttttgtttagtttttttttttttcaaactagGGAGAAAGTAGAGAGGgtaacagaaagagaaagttTGACGGTGAAAGTCAGACGGTGCTATGACTGGGCTCAAACTCCCGCCCTCACAAGGGGATTTCTGTTTGGCTTGAGAGACAGCCACCACACGGACACTTTGAGCATCCTACACAATCATGTCACTTTTTGAAGTTATCACATTCAAACTGAACTTCAGGTTCCTGCATCTAAAtgaatttctctggtttaaccATACAGCAACCATGGTTAAACTTCATCTATCAACATGTCTTTCTCTTTGTGcttctgtctttatttatttttttgtctttttctcttccatgtggaccccctcccctttttcccCATCAATCCCAGTCTGATATAAGACAATCGTGTGATCAACACCCACCTCCATGTTTTAATGATCAAACGGACAGGAGACAGCTTGAAACACACATTCTGTCGCCTTCTCTCACAACCTGATTACACATTCCTTTTTAACGTCGTCTACTCTCACATAACAGCAGGATATCACTGACAGAGTCTCCAATTACGACACAGTAAACAGGTGGGCACAGCGGTTGGGAATCCAGATTGGCAGTTATGGaattacattcaattaaaatacatgGCAATGTGAAGAAGTACGCCATTACTTTGGCTCATATAATTAGCAGTCTAAATTTACACTAAACGTCTTTTTTAAGTGCTGGTACTGAAAAGGAGCTGGCAGCTAGTGTATGGGTCAAGACCAGGAGAACAGGGGTAGGACTTCCTGTACCACTTCCTGAATCACTTTCTGCTGCGGTGGGTCATCCCTGAGAGATTGAGGATTTTGGAAAAGATACTTACGGTGGAGCAACACATGAAGACGATGATGAAGGAGCCCACCACCCCTCCGACACCCACCACCCAGGTCATACGCAAGAAGAGGATCACCCCGAATATGTTCTGCAGGCAGGGGAGGTATACTCCCATCAGGGTGCCCATCTGTGGAGCCTGGAGGAGAAGAAACCACAGAGCTgctgagccaaaatggatgcCATACTGAAATGGCCTTGGTAACAGTTTGGAATACATTGTTACCTTGACAAAGCAAGGTTACAGGAAGGAAAGGGTGCGTtaaacccccccaacccccccccccccccccccccctccccccaccccaatgtACAGCCGCAGGAAAGAAAATATCAGAGTTCTGCTGCTTTGTACCTCCTggaaatttggaaatatttaaattaggAAACAGACAGTTGGACCAATTATATCTGAATAGTTTGCAACACCTTATATAAATACTTAAAagctgtgactgacaggaagCTTCACTCTCCTGGGACAGCTGTCCTGGTATCTACATTATTTCTTgagtgaaagaagaaaaagggaaGCTGAGCTATTCATCTGCAGCGAGAGGGTTTTGTGTGGGCATCTTTATCTCTCAGGAATCATTGACAATCTTGTGCAACAATTCTGATGTGAAGATGTGAAGAGGAAAACGCCCACGTCTGAACTCTGAAAGACCTTTAAAAACAGACTAggtaacataatcaaattaggTGGAACGGTACCTGCATTTTAATTAGCCattctattaaaaatgtaatgattaacTTTATACAGACCTCAGCAAATCTAGCACATAATCTTTGGTTGTTCAAATGTAACCTTTTTCCCAATTCAGCATTACACAAGCCCTCATTAACACAATACTTCCCCTAGCCTGAGCTCATGTCTTTAGATCATACGGCTGCCCAGTCCAGGGGGCTTGCCCACGCTAATTTGCAGACGGACGTTGTGTTCCCCTGAGAAAAATGTCAAACCATTGGTCATTCTGGTGCGTGTCATCTGTGATCAATATTCCACATGTCACCACCTCGGGTCAATACTAATTATTTGAAGGAGtggcccccaccccaccccccacaccccacccctcttGCAATGGCGCAAACATTCCGCCACTGATGTGTGAGCAGGGAGGACAAAGACTGTCAAATCCCTCAGAGAACCTGAGGCACCAAATCAGGAGTCTACAGATTATCTGCTCAACGTGCCAGGAGGAATCTATGGTGTCATTTGACGGTTGGGTGGCGGTGTTCCCGAGGTCAGACAGGAGTGTTATTAGCGAGGCTGGAAGGGTGAAGACCCATTAGGCAGAGAGATAAATACAGAGGCTTTGCATTTAGCAAAAGCATCCTTAGCCTGTTATTTTTCCATCTAAACTGACTGTCTGTGAGTAAAGTGGCTGGATCCCATTCTGTGGACCTAGGGACTCGTGGACTCAAAGGCACATTCCTGTGAAGTCCATGAGGGCTTAGGGCTGTCCCATTGTAAAAATAGCTTTTCCGTGAGTGCTCCTGTGTGGACTTTCTGTGCCCTCAATCTACCCTTTTGTTAAGTCCACATCATTGCAGACTTACACTGAGGGAATTACCCAAAATTCAGTTCAGGTCAATGAAGGCAAGACGTAcccggcattttttttttgtaggcaAGCAAGGGGTATGATTTGCATATAAAAGCTACAAAAACATACTCTTTCTTTCCATGACGAACAGAATtgattaaatgcaccagccAATCAATGCATTTTACCCACATTTGTTACTAGCAGCAAATGCCcacaaatatttcagaaacttcaagcacttgttagGCTACAGTTAAGTTGCGCACTTCAATCATTTCACACTGCTGCGCATATTGATAttggttatttttattcagttttctgtgattttcaacaactttgccgTGACTGCTCCATCAGCTAGTATTTTCTCTGACAAATACGCCCAACCTTATTCAT encodes:
- the slc12a5b gene encoding solute carrier family 12 member 5b isoform X2, giving the protein MLNNLTDCEEGDGGPNSQGDGVPKESSPFINSSDAEKAQQYEGKNMALFEEEMDTSPMVSSLLSSLANYSNLPQGSKEHEEAENNEEARKKPIKAPQMGTLMGVYLPCLQNIFGVILFLRMTWVVGVGGVVGSFIIVFMCCSTTMLTAISMSAIATNGVVPAGGSYYMISRSLGPEFGGAVGICFYLGTTFAGAMYILGCIEILLIYIVPQAAIFKMEGLEGPDAEAALLNNMRVYGTCVLSCMAVLVFVGVKYVNKLALVFLTCVVVSILAVYAGVIKTAIDPPDFPVCILGNRTLITKGFDVCAKVIERGNGTVTTKLWRMFCDSELLNATCDEYFINNNVSQIQGIPGVMSGILSENLFGNYLEKGQILEKIGIPTVVDPEAPLTFTNSYVLADMTSFFTLLVGIYFPSVTGIMAGSNRSGDLKDAQKSIPIGTIMAITTTSFVYMSSVILFGACIEGVVLRDKFGEGVNGNLVIGTLAWPSPWVIVIGSFFSTCGAGLQSLTGAPRLLQAISRDSIIPFLRVFGHGKANGEPTWALLLTACICETGILIASLDAVAPILSMFFLMCYMFVNLACALQTLLRTPNWRPRFKFYHWALSFLGMSLCLSLMFICSWYYAIVAMVIASCIYKYIEFCGAEKEWGDGIRGLSLSAARFALMRLEEGPPHTKNWRPQVLVLVSVDGEQNVEQPRLLSLTNQLKAGKGLTIVGTSLEGTLLNDQPKAQRAEQSLKKVMETEKVKGFCQAVISSNIRDATSHLIQTGGLGGLRHNTVLVSWPRNWKQANDQQALHNFIEVVRETTAAHLALLVPKNISAYPSNGERFTEGHIDIWWIVHDGGMLMLLPFLLCQHKVWRKCKVRIFTVAQMDDNSIQMKKDLITFLYHLRIDAEVEVVEMQDSDISAYTYEKTLVMEQRSQILKEMHLTKNEREREIQSITDSSRGSIRRKNPAGVAKQQSISEEPAAASVEEKPEEEMQLIHNKDTTPTPASPASPTEGAETPGEKVQMTWTETCDGDKGPIMGATSPEGLKDFFNMKPEWENLNQSNVRRMHTALRLNEVIVKKSQEAKLVLLNMPGPPKNRMGEENYMEFLEVLTEGLTRVLLVRGGGREVITIYS
- the slc12a5b gene encoding solute carrier family 12 member 5b isoform X1, whose translation is MLNNLTDCEEGDGGPNSQGDGVPKESSPFINSSDAEKAQQYEGKNMALFEEEMDTSPMVSSLLSSLANYSNLPQGSKEHEEAENNEEARKKPIKAPQMGTLMGVYLPCLQNIFGVILFLRMTWVVGVGGVVGSFIIVFMCCSTTMLTAISMSAIATNGVVPAGGSYYMISRSLGPEFGGAVGICFYLGTTFAGAMYILGCIEILLIYIVPQAAIFKMEGLEGPDAEAALLNNMRVYGTCVLSCMAVLVFVGVKYVNKLALVFLTCVVVSILAVYAGVIKTAIDPPDFPVCILGNRTLITKGFDVCAKVIERGNGTVTTKLWRMFCDSELLNATCDEYFINNNVSQIQGIPGVMSGILSENLFGNYLEKGQILEKIGIPTVVDPEAPLTFTNSYVLADMTSFFTLLVGIYFPSVTGIMAGSNRSGDLKDAQKSIPIGTIMAITTTSFVYMSSVILFGACIEGVVLRDKFGEGVNGNLVIGTLAWPSPWVIVIGSFFSTCGAGLQSLTGAPRLLQAISRDSIIPFLRVFGHGKANGEPTWALLLTACICETGILIASLDAVAPILSMFFLMCYMFVNLACALQTLLRTPNWRPRFKFYHWALSFLGMSLCLSLMFICSWYYAIVAMVIASCIYKYIEFCGAEKEWGDGIRGLSLSAARFALMRLEEGPPHTKNWRPQVLVLVSVDGEQNVEQPRLLSLTNQLKAGKGLTIVGTSLEGTLLNDQPKAQRAEQSLKKVMETEKVKGFCQAVISSNIRDATSHLIQTGGLGGLRHNTVLVSWPRNWKQANDQQALHNFIEVVRETTAAHLALLVPKNISAYPSNGERFTEGHIDIWWIVHDGGMLMLLPFLLCQHKVWRKCKVRIFTVAQMDDNSIQMKKDLITFLYHLRIDAEVEVVEMQDSDISAYTYEKTLVMEQRSQILKEMHLTKNEREREIQSITDSSRGSIRRKNPAGVAKQQSISEEPAAASVEEKPEEESVDVSRPEQMQLIHNKDTTPTPASPASPTEGAETPGEKVQMTWTETCDGDKGPIMGATSPEGLKDFFNMKPEWENLNQSNVRRMHTALRLNEVIVKKSQEAKLVLLNMPGPPKNRMGEENYMEFLEVLTEGLTRVLLVRGGGREVITIYS